One genomic segment of Chitinophaga sancti includes these proteins:
- a CDS encoding RagB/SusD family nutrient uptake outer membrane protein — MSNNKYILSLVCSLLLLGTLSCKKELNVGNPNLPTVDGNVNTESGLISLATGGVYINGFKTGDDWLGDSYFSLPFGYAELLGDVVGAQASNQLISTISIPEYFILDDGTKTETGIANVSLMRANNTRAQTGSGYNPTYYQWLNMYAMNNTLNQVLSLVDGITFSGDATTRSNTIKAWCYWWKGYAYSQIGSLYYSGLRIDTFGGTSNKYLIKDSIIALSNDYLKEASSLLQTGITSTTDYSTVLGQLIPSFCQVGNGGVLTTDMWVRNINTLLARNLLVNKLAPFVNKNLSASITTTSTTPMTTADWNEVLTLATSGIKDGDYVFTGRSAAANGFFSASGGTVSVLTTGVNTSTTFRLGERFMQNFHTGDKRVANNFDTATKYLDDLSFGTRWSIIDGGNGTSGVYVYGSTAIGGYEQFIAGSYEENALMLAEANIRLGNTDAGLAYVDAVRSYQGAGVAAVTGTGLTAVNAMQELVMERRVSLVFRGLSFYDMRRWGWSYDIGSGGGSYGNNFLTAAGKLNSNVTINFNFMDYWDVPADEADLNPGGEGSAETKNPNY; from the coding sequence ATGAGTAATAATAAATATATCTTATCTCTTGTTTGCAGTTTGCTATTATTAGGAACACTGTCCTGCAAGAAAGAACTGAATGTAGGAAATCCGAACCTGCCTACCGTGGATGGGAATGTGAATACTGAGTCCGGCCTGATCTCACTGGCTACAGGTGGTGTGTACATCAACGGTTTTAAGACGGGTGACGACTGGTTGGGCGATAGTTATTTTTCATTGCCTTTCGGATATGCGGAGTTGTTAGGTGATGTGGTGGGTGCACAGGCATCGAACCAGTTGATAAGTACCATAAGCATTCCTGAATACTTTATACTCGACGACGGTACCAAGACAGAAACAGGCATTGCGAATGTAAGTCTGATGCGTGCGAATAATACCCGTGCTCAAACAGGGTCTGGTTATAACCCTACTTACTATCAGTGGTTGAATATGTATGCTATGAACAATACATTGAACCAGGTATTGAGTCTGGTAGATGGAATTACATTCAGTGGCGATGCTACTACGCGTTCGAATACGATCAAAGCATGGTGTTACTGGTGGAAAGGATATGCGTATTCACAGATCGGTTCTTTGTATTATTCAGGATTAAGGATCGATACATTTGGTGGTACGTCTAACAAGTACCTGATTAAGGATAGTATCATTGCATTGTCCAATGATTACCTTAAAGAAGCATCGAGTCTGTTGCAGACAGGCATCACGAGTACTACAGATTATAGTACGGTATTGGGACAGCTGATTCCTTCTTTTTGCCAGGTAGGTAATGGAGGTGTATTGACAACTGATATGTGGGTGAGGAATATCAATACCTTGCTGGCGAGAAACCTGCTGGTGAATAAACTGGCGCCTTTTGTGAATAAGAACCTGAGTGCATCGATCACTACGACATCTACGACACCGATGACGACGGCAGACTGGAATGAAGTACTGACCCTGGCGACAAGTGGTATCAAGGATGGAGACTATGTATTCACGGGCAGAAGTGCTGCCGCGAATGGTTTCTTCTCCGCATCAGGTGGTACAGTGTCTGTGTTAACCACGGGGGTGAATACATCGACTACATTCAGATTGGGAGAGCGCTTTATGCAGAACTTCCATACTGGTGATAAGCGTGTGGCAAACAATTTTGATACGGCTACCAAATACCTGGATGATTTATCATTTGGTACGAGGTGGAGTATTATAGATGGTGGTAATGGCACATCAGGTGTGTATGTGTATGGAAGTACAGCGATAGGTGGTTATGAACAATTTATAGCAGGTAGTTACGAAGAGAATGCGTTGATGCTGGCAGAGGCCAATATCCGTTTGGGTAATACGGATGCCGGATTAGCATATGTAGATGCGGTGAGAAGTTACCAGGGCGCGGGTGTGGCAGCTGTGACCGGCACTGGGTTGACAGCCGTAAATGCGATGCAGGAGCTGGTGATGGAAAGGAGAGTGTCATTGGTATTCAGAGGGTTGTCATTTTATGATATGCGTCGATGGGGATGGTCTTATGATATTGGATCAGGCGGGGGTAGTTATGGAAATAACTTCCTGACGGCAGCAGGGAAACTGAATAGTAATGTGACGATCAATTTTAACTTCATGGATTACTGGGATGTGCCGGCGGATGAGGCGGATCTGAACCCGGGAGGAGAGGGAAGTGCGGAGACGAAAAATCCTAACTACTGA
- a CDS encoding beta-galactosidase family protein encodes MKKISVAIIALMALWMQGMGQSQHTFALGDSTFLLDGHPFQMISGEIHYPRVPREAWRARIQMAKSMGLNTIGTYVFWNVHEPEKGHYEFSGNNDIAEFVKIAKEEGMYVVLRPSPYVCAEWEFGGYPYWLQNEKGLVVRSKDPRYLEAYRNYIHAVGKQLAPLQVNHGGNILMVQIENEYGSYSDDKEYLDINRKMFVDAGFDGLLFTCDPEAAIKNGHLPGLLPAINGQDNPVKVKKLIRENHGGKGPFYIAEWYPAWFDWWGTKHHTVPYQQYLGRLDSVLSAGISINMYMFHGGTTRGFMNGANANDKDPYEPQISSYDYDAPLDEAGNATEKYMQFRAVIAKHLQPGQTLPAVPAKRGVITIPAVTLTQATGVFSVLPAAVKHATPLTFEDLKQAYGFVLYRTTVDGGKAGVLKINALRDYGIVFVNGKRVGTLDRRLKQDSLQVTLPKGKVRLEILVENLGRINFGPYLLQNKKGITESVVFGGKELKGWEMYSLPFSDVPVVKAGKVGVNEPVLRAGGFKLDAVGDTYLDMSQWGKGVVWVNGHNLGRYWEVGPQQTVFVPAEWLKKGENSIAVLELIKPEVQVVSGLDHAILDEVR; translated from the coding sequence ATGAAAAAAATAAGCGTAGCGATCATCGCCCTAATGGCTTTATGGATGCAGGGGATGGGGCAATCACAACACACTTTTGCGTTGGGAGACAGTACCTTTTTGCTGGACGGGCATCCTTTTCAGATGATTTCGGGTGAGATTCATTATCCCCGGGTACCACGTGAGGCATGGCGCGCCAGAATTCAGATGGCAAAGTCGATGGGTTTGAATACCATTGGTACCTATGTATTCTGGAATGTGCATGAGCCGGAGAAGGGGCATTATGAGTTTTCGGGCAATAATGATATTGCGGAGTTTGTGAAGATTGCGAAGGAGGAGGGGATGTATGTGGTACTGCGGCCAAGTCCTTATGTGTGTGCGGAGTGGGAGTTTGGTGGCTACCCTTATTGGTTGCAGAATGAGAAAGGATTGGTAGTGAGGAGTAAAGATCCGCGTTACCTGGAGGCTTACCGCAATTATATCCATGCGGTGGGTAAGCAGTTGGCGCCCTTGCAGGTGAATCATGGCGGGAATATACTGATGGTGCAGATTGAAAATGAGTATGGTTCTTATTCAGATGATAAGGAGTACCTGGATATAAACAGGAAGATGTTTGTCGACGCAGGTTTTGATGGATTGCTGTTTACCTGCGATCCGGAAGCAGCGATTAAAAACGGGCATTTACCGGGCTTATTACCGGCTATTAATGGGCAGGATAACCCGGTGAAGGTAAAGAAACTGATACGCGAAAATCATGGCGGGAAAGGGCCTTTTTATATTGCTGAATGGTATCCTGCATGGTTTGACTGGTGGGGTACAAAACATCACACCGTACCTTATCAGCAATACCTGGGTAGGTTGGATAGTGTGTTGAGTGCGGGTATTTCTATTAACATGTATATGTTCCATGGCGGTACAACGCGTGGGTTTATGAATGGGGCGAATGCGAATGATAAGGATCCTTATGAGCCGCAGATAAGTAGTTACGATTACGATGCGCCATTGGATGAGGCGGGGAATGCTACGGAAAAATACATGCAGTTCCGCGCGGTGATAGCAAAGCATTTGCAACCGGGGCAGACATTGCCAGCCGTGCCAGCGAAGAGGGGTGTGATTACGATTCCTGCTGTTACATTAACACAGGCGACTGGGGTATTTAGTGTATTGCCGGCGGCAGTGAAGCATGCGACCCCATTGACTTTTGAAGATTTGAAACAGGCGTATGGATTTGTTTTATATAGAACGACGGTAGATGGTGGTAAAGCGGGTGTGCTGAAGATAAATGCATTGAGGGATTATGGGATTGTGTTTGTGAATGGAAAGAGAGTGGGTACGCTGGATAGAAGGTTGAAGCAGGATAGTTTGCAGGTGACATTACCGAAAGGAAAGGTTCGTTTGGAGATCCTGGTAGAGAACTTAGGGAGGATCAATTTTGGACCTTATTTGTTGCAGAATAAGAAAGGGATTACAGAAAGTGTGGTATTTGGTGGGAAGGAGCTGAAAGGATGGGAGATGTATTCATTGCCCTTTAGTGATGTGCCGGTAGTGAAGGCGGGTAAAGTAGGGGTGAATGAGCCGGTGCTGAGAGCCGGTGGTTTTAAACTGGATGCGGTGGGTGATACATACCTGGATATGAGCCAGTGGGGGAAAGGTGTGGTTTGGGTGAATGGGCATAATTTAGGAAGGTATTGGGAAGTGGGCCCACAGCAGACGGTGTTTGTGCCGGCGGAGTGGTTAAAGAAAGGGGAGAATAGTATTGCGGTGTTGGAGTTAATAAAGCCGGAGGTACAGGTCGTGAGTGGGTTGGATCATGCTATTTTGGATGAGGTAAGATAA
- a CDS encoding SusC/RagA family TonB-linked outer membrane protein, giving the protein MRIKGFLCLMVLMCHVYTFSLFAQSTKVTGIIKDESGQAIPGASIKIKGGGGTVADISGSFSITASKGQKLIITAVGYETKEVTVDGLPINVQLGNDKKILTEFVVTGTGTPTSKRRLGISVESVSGDKLTGASTSIDQALVGKIPGAQISTVSGNPSDPVNILLRGVNTIQGGTKPLIMLDGVQVAATDFNSLDLANVERVEVVQGAASAALYGAQGANGAIQLFTKKGKSGHLEVNYSTSYSINNYINSGGVTKASKHPYLTDGNNNVVDASGNILALDQYGDYSGISYTYGGATRYGILNPNNIADKPYNMNLKYYDHFKEMFLTGSTWNNAINLSGGTDKTDFNMAFANNHTLSPVMHNGYVDRTNLTANIGTEVFKGFHIRSTTQVIYTKNTLTPGLGAPGGYLYGRGNMAGNVGNIYSFLNTSPFFSLKWKMADGHSPAYQTADFLSINAFNPYYVQEYADGLDNKIDIVQSLNANYRINHFLELDAKYGINYRTERATWTYLNQTGNANAEYWDTKAYYFATDRTGEIDQWNYTTTFQNFIGSAYFRTDFKKDFGWNLPIQTTTLASYDYRQRKYREYDIYGLGLPTTSPINLASASAIYVAPTSTSTTEPTNGDYQETFVTFGYLIDQKFDIGDWGGVSGGFRSDWSSTFGSGSKPFTFPHGNGYILPSSFNFWKGLEQVVPYFKIRAAYGEAGTQPGVFDRYPTLNQGTLGSSLYYSNPATSQNPNLKVEVSKEFEIGTDFSVTLLNGDWLGSVNGSFSYWTRKAENVIYKVSSALSTGSTSVLTNAIDMSSKGIQFQVNIPVYKSRNFGWDFTTNFGKQTSRIDKIRGGADIILTSSAGSTALTLTAGQKIGQIYGYKALRSKDAVKGDGSKYFSDADKGKYEIVEGRVVDTATKSIQFEESATAFGDPNPKFNASFINQFTYKNFITLSFQFDWVYGSHLYNQTKEWMYRDGIDGDFAKPVTINGRTAAYTAYYGSAYSSSWGSLYGPGNNATKDYFYEDASFLRLRNVSLGFDLARVLHTQKFNKLQVVFTGRNLLTVTKYNGFDPEISSGAANSSFDRGIDHSTIPNMRSYQVGLNVGF; this is encoded by the coding sequence ATGAGAATCAAGGGTTTTCTATGCCTTATGGTGCTGATGTGCCATGTCTATACGTTTTCATTATTTGCACAATCAACCAAGGTCACCGGTATTATTAAAGATGAATCGGGGCAAGCTATTCCTGGTGCCAGTATCAAAATTAAAGGGGGTGGAGGTACTGTAGCCGATATCAGTGGCTCATTCTCCATTACAGCTTCCAAAGGTCAGAAGCTGATCATCACAGCAGTTGGATATGAAACAAAAGAAGTCACTGTAGATGGTTTACCTATTAATGTTCAATTGGGGAATGACAAAAAGATTTTGACTGAATTTGTTGTCACCGGGACAGGAACGCCTACCAGCAAGAGAAGGCTGGGTATATCCGTAGAATCTGTTTCGGGTGATAAGCTGACGGGTGCTTCCACCAGTATCGACCAGGCACTGGTTGGTAAAATACCTGGTGCGCAGATTTCTACTGTAAGTGGTAACCCCAGTGACCCGGTGAACATCCTCCTCAGAGGTGTGAATACCATTCAGGGTGGTACTAAGCCCCTCATCATGTTAGATGGTGTGCAGGTAGCTGCAACTGATTTTAATAGTCTTGATCTGGCCAACGTAGAAAGAGTCGAAGTGGTACAGGGTGCTGCTTCTGCTGCGCTGTATGGTGCACAGGGTGCGAATGGTGCTATTCAGCTCTTTACTAAAAAGGGTAAATCCGGTCACCTGGAAGTGAACTATAGCACCAGTTACTCCATTAATAATTACATCAACAGTGGTGGTGTAACCAAAGCCAGCAAACATCCCTATCTCACTGATGGGAATAATAATGTGGTAGATGCCAGTGGCAATATCCTGGCCCTTGATCAGTATGGCGACTATTCAGGTATCAGTTATACTTATGGAGGTGCTACCCGTTATGGAATATTGAATCCCAACAACATTGCAGACAAGCCGTACAACATGAACCTGAAATACTATGATCACTTCAAAGAGATGTTCTTAACAGGTAGTACCTGGAACAATGCGATCAACTTGTCAGGGGGTACGGATAAGACGGATTTCAATATGGCATTCGCCAATAATCATACTTTGAGTCCTGTTATGCACAATGGGTATGTAGACCGCACGAACCTCACCGCCAACATAGGCACTGAGGTATTCAAAGGTTTTCATATCCGCTCCACTACACAGGTTATCTACACCAAAAATACACTGACACCGGGTCTCGGGGCCCCAGGTGGTTATCTCTACGGTAGAGGTAACATGGCAGGGAATGTCGGTAACATCTACAGCTTCCTGAATACTTCTCCTTTCTTCAGTTTAAAATGGAAGATGGCAGATGGACATTCTCCTGCCTATCAGACTGCCGATTTCTTAAGTATCAATGCCTTTAACCCATACTATGTACAGGAGTATGCAGATGGACTGGATAATAAAATTGATATCGTACAAAGCCTGAATGCCAATTACCGGATCAATCACTTCCTGGAGCTGGATGCGAAGTATGGTATCAACTACAGAACAGAACGCGCAACATGGACCTACCTTAACCAGACGGGCAATGCAAATGCAGAATATTGGGATACCAAGGCTTATTACTTTGCTACAGATCGTACTGGTGAAATTGATCAGTGGAATTATACGACTACGTTCCAGAACTTCATCGGAAGTGCTTACTTCAGGACTGATTTCAAAAAGGACTTTGGCTGGAACCTTCCTATTCAAACAACTACGCTCGCATCGTATGACTACCGCCAGAGAAAGTACAGGGAATATGATATATATGGTTTAGGCTTGCCTACCACTTCTCCTATTAATCTCGCCTCTGCTTCTGCCATTTATGTAGCACCTACTTCTACATCTACCACTGAGCCTACCAATGGAGATTACCAGGAAACTTTCGTGACCTTTGGTTACCTCATTGATCAGAAATTTGATATTGGCGATTGGGGTGGTGTATCCGGTGGATTTAGAAGTGACTGGTCTTCCACATTTGGTAGCGGGTCTAAACCATTTACTTTCCCGCATGGAAATGGTTATATATTGCCTTCTTCCTTTAACTTCTGGAAAGGACTGGAACAAGTGGTGCCTTACTTCAAGATCCGCGCTGCGTATGGCGAAGCGGGTACACAACCGGGTGTTTTCGACAGGTATCCTACATTGAACCAGGGTACATTGGGATCTTCTTTGTATTATTCCAATCCTGCCACATCACAGAATCCTAACCTGAAAGTAGAGGTCTCCAAAGAGTTTGAAATTGGAACCGATTTCTCTGTGACGTTGTTGAATGGTGACTGGTTAGGTTCGGTGAATGGATCATTTTCCTACTGGACACGTAAAGCAGAAAATGTGATATACAAAGTAAGTTCTGCGCTATCTACAGGTAGTACTTCTGTGCTGACAAATGCTATCGATATGTCATCAAAAGGTATACAGTTCCAGGTGAATATTCCTGTGTATAAATCAAGGAATTTCGGATGGGATTTCACTACCAACTTTGGTAAGCAAACATCCAGGATTGACAAGATACGTGGTGGGGCAGATATCATCTTAACGTCTTCTGCAGGTAGTACGGCACTGACACTGACAGCAGGTCAGAAGATCGGGCAGATCTATGGTTACAAGGCTTTGAGGAGTAAGGATGCTGTGAAGGGAGATGGTTCCAAGTATTTTTCAGATGCTGATAAAGGCAAGTATGAAATCGTAGAAGGTCGTGTGGTAGATACGGCTACCAAATCCATACAGTTCGAAGAAAGTGCCACGGCATTTGGTGATCCGAATCCTAAATTCAATGCATCATTTATCAACCAGTTCACCTATAAGAATTTCATCACCCTCTCCTTCCAGTTTGACTGGGTATATGGTAGTCATCTGTACAACCAGACCAAAGAGTGGATGTACCGTGATGGTATAGATGGTGACTTCGCAAAACCGGTTACAATTAATGGCAGAACAGCTGCTTACACTGCTTACTATGGTAGTGCGTATTCCAGTTCATGGGGTAGTCTGTATGGACCGGGTAACAATGCGACCAAGGATTATTTTTATGAAGATGCTTCTTTCCTGCGTCTGAGAAATGTCTCCTTAGGATTTGATCTGGCAAGAGTGCTTCATACACAGAAGTTCAACAAACTGCAGGTGGTATTCACAGGCAGGAACCTGCTGACGGTGACGAAGTATAACGGTTTTGATCCTGAAATCAGTTCAGGTGCGGCCAACTCATCATTCGACAGAGGGATTGACCACAGTACCATTCCTAACATGAGATCATATCAGGTAGGTTTAAATGTAGGATTCTAA